AGCCAGCTGAAAGGCATTGTCGGCATCGAAATCCCCATCGAATCCATCGCTGGCAAATGGAAAATGAGCCAGAATCGTCCGGAATCTGACAGAATTGGCGTAGCGGAAGGTGTCGGCGAAGCCCAGATGTCGGCTCTCGTAAGAGAATATGGCAAGCTCTAACGCCACCATTTCACTTTTTTCCATTTTTTATTTTCTATAATTTTCAGTGGCTTGATCGTGAAAACAGGCCCCACCGAGTGGAAATCCGAATCCTGAACGCCAGATAAATGCCACAATCAGAATAGGTTCAGAGCGACATCCCTAGAAAGGCACCATCAAATGCATTCACAGGGAAACAAGCAAATGAACAAGCTCTTCAAAATCGCCGCCGCCGCCACTCTGGCTCTCAGCTTCGCCTCCATCGCCCAGGCCCAGGACGTCAAGCCCTTCGCCGGCGTGGTCATCGTCCCCGCCTCCGCCCCCGCCGAAGTCCAGCAGCCGCTGGTCAAGCTGGTCAAGAAGCCGGTTGTGCAGCAGCAGGCCACCTTCAAGCGCGCCAAGATCATTTCTTACGCTTCTGACAAGGCCGCTGGTTCGATCATCGTCGATACCGAAAACAACAAGCTCTACTACATCCTCGGCATGGACCGCGCTGCCATGTACAACATTGCTTCAGGCAAGCCGGGCTTCGAATGGGCTGGCGTGCACAAGGTTTCGGCCAAGGCTGAATGGCCGTCATGGACCCCGCCGGCTGAAATGCGCGTACGCCGCCCTGAACTGCCGGCCTTCATGGCTGGTGGCCCGAAGAACCCGCTGGGTGCCCGTGCCATGTATCTCGGCTCGTCGATCTACCGCATCCACGGCACCAACGAGCCGAAGTCGATCGGCAAGAACGCTTCCTCGGGCTGCATCCGCATGCTGAACGATGACGTGACCGAGCTCTATCAGTTCGTGAAGCTGGGTGCTGAAGTCACGGTGATGTAATCACCACACGATATTCGATGTGAAAACGGCGGGCCTTGGCCCGCCGATTTTGTTTGTTCAGATGACTTCCACCTGGTCCGCGTGGATGATTTCGACCTTGGTGGATTTGACCAGTGGCTGGCGGGCCTTGCGCCAATCGGCGAGATGCGGGGTTTGCATATGGGCGGCCAGGGCTTCGCGTGTGGACCAGCGCTCCACGACCAGCACGATGTCCGGATTTTCAGTGTCCCGCACATAGTCATAAGAGATGCATCCGGCTTCGCTGCGCGTGGCATCGATGCAGACGCGCGCACCGGAGATGAGTGCGGGGGATTGGCCGGGGAGCGTGGTGATGGTGGCGACGACGTAGATCATGGTGCCCTTAAAACTGGATCGGCGGGTCAAGCCCGCCGATAAAGAGATATTGAATTGAGGTCAGACTTACGCCGAGCGGCGCATCCGGGCTTGCGGCGGCTGATAGGCAATGCGGGCGTGGTATTCGCAATAGGGTGAGCCTTCGCGCGGGCCGTGGCCGCAGAAGCAGAAATCATCATGGGTCGGATCGCCGATCGGCCATTTGCAGGTCTTGTCGGAGAGATGAAGAATGGTGATGCGGCCATCCTTGTTGTCATCGACCAGGCGCATCGGCTTGGGTTCCGGCAGCGGCATCGGGCGCGGCGCGGTGTGGTGGAAGGCCTTGAGCGCGGTGTTGCCGGCCGTCGGCATCGAAGGCGAGCGGCCCGGAATGGAAGGCTCGCGGGTTTTGCGTGCGGTGCGTGGTGCAGTGTTGCGCGGCTGCGTAGCGCGGCCAGCGAGATTCAAGCGATGCACCTTGCCGATGACGGCATTGCGCGTCACACCCAGGCCAAGACGGCCGGCGATCTGGCTAGCACTCAGGCCTTCGGCCCAGAGCTGCTTCAGCGTGTTCACCCGGTCTTCCGTCCACATGGCTTTCTCTGGTGCGGCCGCAACTTCGCTCATTTCAGAATCCTTCTCTGCTCGCGAACATGGCCCCATGCCCGCGCCTCAAACTCTACGCTTTACTGATCATCAGCCCCACATCTCGTGGGCTTGTTCCATTTTCACTACAATGGGTGGAGTCACACAAACAAGGAATTCAGGCTTTATTAGTTCCGTTTTCCCCAGCTTTGTGCCCGGCCTATATAGTTAACAGAATCTTAAGCGCCGATTGACTCGGGGCTCCATGCGCCAAATTGACTCACCTGTTCATAAGGTGGCATTGACCCTGCCTCCCCCATTGACTAAACACCTGTTTTAACTGCGCTGATCGCTTGATCGGCGTTTTTCTTTTTGGAGCTCTGCCATGATCAGTCCGGTGCTGCCCACATATAATCGTGCCCCCATTGCCTTGGTGCGCGGTTCGGGTGCGCGCGCCTACACGGACGATGGCACGGAATATCTGGATTTCGGCGCTGGCGTTGCGGTGAATTCCTGCGGCCATGCGCATCCGCATCTGGTGGCTGCACTCACTGAGCAAGCGGGCAAGATATGGCACACATCCAATCTTTATCAGATGCCCGGGCAGGAAAAGCTGGCGCGGCGGCTGATCGACAACAGCTTTGCGGATACTGTGTTCTTCTGCAATTCAGGCGCAGAGGCCAATGAACTCGCCATCAAGATGGCGCGCAAATATCACGCCGCGAAGGGCCAGCCTGAGCGCTTCCATATCATCACCTTTGAAGGCGCATTCCACGGCCGCACCACCGCAACGCTTGCTGCGGGTGGGCAGGAAAAATATCTTGAAGGCTTCGGCCCCAAGGCACCAGGCTTCGACCAGGTGAAGGTGGGCGACCACAAGGCGCTGGAAGCCTTGATCGGGCCTCAAACTGCGGCGATCATGATTGAGCCCATTCAGGGCGAAGGCGGTATCAGCGTTATTGCGCCTGAAGAGCTGCGTTATTTGCGCAAGCTGTGCGACGAGCATGGCATGCTGCTGGTGTTCGATGAAATCCAGACCGGCACGGGCCGCACCGGAAAACTGTTCGCGCATGAATGGGCTGGCG
This genomic interval from Aestuariivirga litoralis contains the following:
- a CDS encoding GcrA family cell cycle regulator, with protein sequence MSEVAAAPEKAMWTEDRVNTLKQLWAEGLSASQIAGRLGLGVTRNAVIGKVHRLNLAGRATQPRNTAPRTARKTREPSIPGRSPSMPTAGNTALKAFHHTAPRPMPLPEPKPMRLVDDNKDGRITILHLSDKTCKWPIGDPTHDDFCFCGHGPREGSPYCEYHARIAYQPPQARMRRSA
- a CDS encoding L,D-transpeptidase — protein: MNKLFKIAAAATLALSFASIAQAQDVKPFAGVVIVPASAPAEVQQPLVKLVKKPVVQQQATFKRAKIISYASDKAAGSIIVDTENNKLYYILGMDRAAMYNIASGKPGFEWAGVHKVSAKAEWPSWTPPAEMRVRRPELPAFMAGGPKNPLGARAMYLGSSIYRIHGTNEPKSIGKNASSGCIRMLNDDVTELYQFVKLGAEVTVM
- a CDS encoding aspartate aminotransferase family protein; its protein translation is MISPVLPTYNRAPIALVRGSGARAYTDDGTEYLDFGAGVAVNSCGHAHPHLVAALTEQAGKIWHTSNLYQMPGQEKLARRLIDNSFADTVFFCNSGAEANELAIKMARKYHAAKGQPERFHIITFEGAFHGRTTATLAAGGQEKYLEGFGPKAPGFDQVKVGDHKALEALIGPQTAAIMIEPIQGEGGISVIAPEELRYLRKLCDEHGMLLVFDEIQTGTGRTGKLFAHEWAGVTPDIMAIAKGIGGGFPLGACLATEAAAAGMVAGTHGSTFGGNPLATAVGNAVLDVVLEVGFLANVQKQALKLKQSLERLKDTHPDVIAEIRGSGLMMGIKTKVPNTEFIKAALDQKLLTIGAGDNVVRLLPPLIVNDADVAEAVAKLEKACAHFEKK
- a CDS encoding putative quinol monooxygenase produces the protein MIYVVATITTLPGQSPALISGARVCIDATRSEAGCISYDYVRDTENPDIVLVVERWSTREALAAHMQTPHLADWRKARQPLVKSTKVEIIHADQVEVI